The Pseudophaeobacter arcticus DSM 23566 genome includes a region encoding these proteins:
- a CDS encoding adenosylcobalamin-dependent ribonucleoside-diphosphate reductase, with protein sequence MSRFAAPIAAQIWDMKYRFKEADGTPIDVTVEDSWRRIARDLARAEDKPDVWEEKFYQALEDFKYLPAGRITAGAGTARQVTLFNCFVMGTVPDSMAGIFDMLKEAALTMQQGGGIGYDFSTIRPRGADVKGVAADASGPLSFMDVWDAMCRTIMSAGSRRGAMMATMRCDHPDVEAFITAKSDSARLRMFNMSVLITDDFMEAVKADGPWELQFDGKIYHTVQARDLWNKIMQATYEYAEPGVIFIDRINKANNLSYIENICATNPCGEQPLPPYGACLLGSINLARLVSNPFETTAELNQSAMQELVATAVRMMDNVVDVSKFPLEAQAAEAQAKRRIGLGVTGLADALLMLGLEYGSDEAARQTDRWLHAIARAAYLASVDLAKEKGAFPLFDAEAYLASGNMMNMDEDVREAIREHGIRNALLTSIAPTGTISLYAGNVSSGIEPVFAYAYTRKVLQKDGSRTEEEVVDYAVQMYREKFGADAALPDYFVNAQTLPPAAHVKMQAAAQKWIDSSISKTINCPEDISFDDFKDVYMQAWDQGCKGCTTYRPNDVTGSVLSVSESADAAPGEAADAPHDSAQGENGAEVVYMSEPLDRPQSLEGHTYKLKWPDSEHAIYLTINDVIISDHRRPFEVFINSKNMEHYAWTLALTRMISAVFRRGGDVSFVVEELKAVFDPRGGAWVQGKYIPSILAAIGGVIETHMVKTGFLEGEGMGLKSDPQAEVVNLNAPRGKACPSCGQFDMQMIEGCMTCRSCGHSKCG encoded by the coding sequence ATGAGCCGCTTTGCTGCCCCCATCGCCGCACAAATCTGGGATATGAAGTATCGTTTCAAAGAAGCGGACGGCACCCCAATCGATGTGACCGTGGAGGATAGCTGGCGCCGGATTGCCCGTGATCTGGCCCGCGCCGAGGACAAGCCCGATGTCTGGGAAGAGAAGTTCTACCAGGCGCTGGAAGATTTCAAATATCTGCCCGCAGGCCGCATTACCGCCGGGGCCGGAACCGCGCGTCAGGTGACCCTGTTCAACTGCTTTGTCATGGGCACCGTGCCGGATAGCATGGCGGGTATTTTTGACATGTTGAAAGAGGCCGCGCTGACCATGCAGCAGGGCGGCGGCATCGGCTATGATTTTTCGACCATTCGCCCGCGCGGCGCGGATGTCAAAGGCGTGGCGGCGGATGCTTCGGGGCCCTTGTCCTTTATGGATGTCTGGGATGCGATGTGCCGCACCATCATGTCCGCAGGCTCGCGCCGCGGCGCGATGATGGCCACCATGCGCTGCGATCACCCGGATGTTGAGGCCTTTATTACTGCCAAATCCGATTCCGCCCGTCTGCGGATGTTTAACATGTCGGTGCTGATCACGGATGATTTCATGGAAGCCGTCAAGGCGGATGGCCCCTGGGAGCTGCAGTTTGATGGCAAGATCTATCACACTGTGCAGGCACGGGATCTGTGGAACAAGATCATGCAGGCGACCTATGAATATGCTGAGCCCGGCGTGATCTTTATTGACCGCATCAACAAGGCCAATAACCTCAGCTATATTGAGAACATCTGCGCCACCAACCCCTGCGGCGAGCAGCCACTGCCGCCCTATGGTGCCTGCCTGCTGGGCTCTATCAATCTGGCGCGCCTGGTTTCCAACCCTTTTGAGACCACTGCAGAGCTGAACCAAAGCGCGATGCAGGAGCTGGTCGCCACCGCTGTGCGTATGATGGACAATGTGGTGGATGTGTCGAAGTTTCCATTGGAGGCCCAGGCCGCCGAGGCCCAGGCCAAGCGCCGCATTGGCCTGGGCGTGACGGGGCTGGCCGATGCGCTGTTGATGCTGGGTCTGGAATATGGCTCGGACGAGGCGGCGCGTCAGACCGACCGCTGGCTGCATGCGATCGCCCGCGCCGCTTATCTGGCCTCGGTGGATTTGGCCAAGGAAAAGGGCGCCTTCCCGCTGTTCGATGCCGAAGCCTATCTGGCCTCTGGCAACATGATGAACATGGATGAGGATGTGCGCGAGGCCATCCGCGAACACGGTATCCGCAATGCGCTGCTGACCTCAATTGCACCCACCGGTACCATCAGCCTCTATGCGGGCAATGTCTCTTCGGGGATCGAGCCAGTCTTCGCCTATGCCTATACCCGCAAGGTTTTGCAAAAGGACGGGAGCCGCACCGAGGAAGAAGTTGTCGATTACGCGGTGCAGATGTACCGGGAAAAATTTGGTGCCGATGCCGCACTGCCTGACTATTTTGTCAACGCTCAGACATTGCCACCTGCGGCCCATGTCAAGATGCAGGCTGCGGCGCAGAAATGGATCGACAGTTCGATCTCCAAGACCATCAACTGTCCGGAAGACATCAGTTTTGATGATTTCAAGGATGTTTACATGCAGGCCTGGGATCAGGGCTGCAAGGGCTGCACCACCTATCGCCCCAACGACGTGACCGGATCGGTTCTGTCTGTCTCCGAGAGCGCCGATGCCGCCCCGGGCGAAGCCGCAGATGCACCGCATGACAGCGCGCAGGGGGAGAACGGTGCCGAAGTGGTCTACATGTCGGAGCCCCTGGATCGTCCACAGTCACTGGAAGGCCATACCTACAAGCTGAAATGGCCGGACTCGGAACATGCGATTTATCTGACCATTAACGATGTTATCATCAGCGATCACCGTCGCCCGTTTGAAGTCTTCATCAACTCCAAGAACATGGAACACTATGCCTGGACCCTGGCGCTGACCCGGATGATCTCGGCTGTGTTCCGCCGTGGCGGGGATGTGTCCTTTGTGGTGGAAGAGCTGAAGGCAGTCTTTGATCCGCGTGGTGGGGCCTGGGTACAGGGGAAATATATTCCCTCCATTCTGGCGGCTATTGGCGGGGTGATCGAGACCCATATGGTCAAGACTGGTTTTCTTGAGGGCGAAGGCATGGGGTTGAAATCCGATCCACAGGCGGAGGTGGTGAACCTGAACGCTCCACGCGGCAAGGCCTGCCCCAGCTGTGGTCAATTCGACATGCAGATGATCGAAGGCTGCATGACCTGCCGCAGTTGCGGTCATTCAAAATGTGGCTGA
- a CDS encoding restriction endonuclease, which yields MRSIDLRLVDDLVGFVRGPGYVLDLSDASFAGFFASEMQVDIDDPKFSTKGGSKGKRLRYFLQNCDEATAVRLLAALWEYRCEYLEHSGAEDPVPNAALRYQGLIDRLSGGVSPKRVQTATAVDGQKMADIKSELLRVSSLGAQARGFAFEGFLKSLFDAFSLSAQAPFRLRGEQIDGSFQLGSETYLLEAKWQGKPIGVADLHTFQGKIEQKAAWTRGLFVSINGFSEDGLVAFGRGKRVICMEGLDLYDMLDRELQLNQVLERKVRRAAETGMPFLRVRDLFPN from the coding sequence ATGCGTTCCATAGACCTACGTCTTGTCGATGATCTGGTCGGCTTTGTCCGGGGGCCGGGCTATGTGCTCGATTTGTCTGATGCGAGCTTCGCAGGTTTTTTTGCATCCGAAATGCAGGTCGACATCGACGATCCTAAATTTTCAACGAAGGGTGGCTCCAAGGGTAAGCGTCTGCGCTATTTCCTGCAAAACTGTGATGAAGCCACAGCCGTGCGTCTGCTCGCCGCGCTCTGGGAGTACCGCTGCGAATATCTTGAGCACAGCGGAGCGGAAGACCCGGTGCCAAACGCCGCCTTGCGGTATCAAGGCTTGATCGACCGTCTCTCCGGCGGCGTTTCACCCAAGCGGGTGCAAACCGCAACCGCTGTTGATGGCCAGAAAATGGCGGATATCAAGTCCGAGCTGCTGCGGGTCTCATCGCTCGGAGCACAGGCGCGCGGCTTTGCTTTTGAAGGATTTCTCAAGAGTCTGTTCGATGCCTTCAGCCTTTCGGCCCAAGCGCCTTTTCGGCTGCGAGGTGAGCAAATCGATGGCAGCTTCCAGCTCGGCAGCGAAACCTACCTTCTGGAAGCAAAATGGCAGGGCAAGCCAATCGGAGTTGCCGATCTCCACACGTTCCAAGGCAAGATCGAGCAGAAAGCGGCATGGACGCGGGGGCTCTTTGTGAGCATTAACGGCTTCTCTGAAGACGGCCTCGTCGCCTTCGGTCGAGGAAAGCGTGTAATCTGCATGGAGGGACTCGATCTTTACGATATGCTCGACCGTGAATTGCAGCTCAACCAGGTTCTCGAACGTAAAGTGCGAAGAGCTGCTGAAACCGGCATGCCTTTCCTTCGCGTACGCGACCTTTTCCCGAACTAG
- a CDS encoding Hachiman antiphage defense system protein HamA, with protein sequence MVNFNNWCESTDTPLGNHHVQVVSGRPADAEIGIQWTAKAVPAHYAAEERVAAALARLGKAAAAKMITDLLPQTPQIRSGDLGEIYATEWIGAHSGYRTPIKRLRWKDHRNMAMRGDDVIGMIIDPATQRLRFLKTEAKSRIDLRAQTLQEARTGLDKDGGLPSSHALSFISARLMELGTDAPLVDAIDEALYRHGIPADSVKHLLFTFSGNSPTALLTQALEAYSRPAVSNVLAGRKRSPKIEAAIAERTGFRPNDLWPAAVARKKEDQK encoded by the coding sequence ATGGTAAATTTCAACAATTGGTGCGAATCCACAGACACGCCGCTAGGTAATCATCACGTTCAGGTTGTATCGGGCCGCCCGGCGGACGCTGAGATCGGTATCCAATGGACTGCTAAGGCCGTTCCCGCACACTACGCTGCCGAGGAACGCGTCGCTGCCGCGCTTGCGAGACTAGGCAAGGCCGCAGCCGCGAAGATGATCACCGACCTTCTCCCACAAACGCCGCAGATCCGATCAGGCGACCTTGGTGAGATTTACGCGACGGAATGGATCGGCGCTCACAGCGGTTATCGTACGCCGATCAAACGGTTGCGCTGGAAGGACCATCGCAACATGGCGATGCGCGGCGATGACGTCATTGGCATGATTATCGATCCGGCCACACAGCGCCTCCGCTTCCTGAAAACGGAAGCCAAGAGCCGCATCGACCTTCGTGCTCAAACGCTGCAGGAAGCGCGGACCGGCCTGGATAAGGATGGTGGCCTTCCTTCCTCGCATGCGCTGTCTTTCATCTCAGCTAGGCTGATGGAGCTGGGCACCGATGCGCCGCTGGTGGACGCCATAGACGAAGCTCTCTATAGGCACGGTATCCCCGCAGACAGCGTGAAACATCTTCTCTTCACCTTCTCGGGGAATTCCCCAACGGCGCTACTGACGCAGGCGCTGGAGGCCTACAGTCGACCTGCGGTGTCGAACGTCCTAGCTGGCCGAAAAAGGTCACCCAAGATCGAAGCGGCAATCGCCGAGCGCACTGGGTTTCGCCCAAACGATCTTTGGCCCGCAGCTGTCGCAAGAAAGAAGGAGGATCAGAAATGA
- a CDS encoding IS3 family transposase (programmed frameshift), translating to MGLKRTDEFRQDAVRIALTSGLTRNQVADDLGVGMSTLNKWITAYRDTGVVTKEDLGLAQENDRLRRENRILKEERENLKKGHGVLREPKAVRFRFIEEHRSAFSIGRMCGVMGVSSRGLRAFRSRPASRRQRSDLVTLAHIKEQSRLSLGSYGRPRMTEELKEIGLVIGHRRVGRLMRQNGISVIRTRKHKVTTDSNHKFNIAPNLLDRDFNADGPNQKWAAPLGTFPTEIPCRAMDISYIWTREGWLYLAVILDLHSRRVIGWAVSNRMKRDLAIRALNMAIAFRGPPKGCIHHTDRGSQYCSHDYRQILRQHGFKVSMSGKGNCYDNAAVETFFKTIKAELIWRHSWETRRQAEMAIFEYINGFYNPRRRHSALGWKSPVAFERKVA from the exons ATGGGACTGAAACGGACGGACGAATTTCGCCAGGATGCGGTGCGGATAGCACTGACCAGTGGGCTAACGCGCAATCAGGTAGCTGATGACCTAGGTGTGGGCATGTCGACGCTGAACAAATGGATCACGGCATACAGAGACACGGGTGTGGTGACGAAAGAGGATTTAGGCCTCGCCCAAGAGAATGACCGGCTTCGGCGCGAGAACCGCATTCTCAAGGAGGAGCGGGAAA ATCTTAAAAAAGGCCACGGTGTTCTTCGCGAGCCAAAAGCCGTGAGGTTTAGGTTCATTGAGGAACACCGATCTGCGTTCTCTATCGGCCGGATGTGCGGTGTCATGGGGGTCAGTTCACGTGGGTTGCGGGCATTCCGCAGTCGCCCTGCCAGCCGCAGACAACGGTCCGACCTGGTCACGCTGGCGCATATCAAAGAACAATCCCGTCTCAGCCTTGGCAGTTATGGCAGGCCGCGCATGACTGAGGAATTGAAAGAGATCGGACTGGTTATTGGTCATCGTCGCGTGGGTCGCTTGATGCGCCAGAACGGCATATCGGTCATCAGAACGCGCAAACACAAGGTGACTACAGACAGCAATCATAAGTTCAACATCGCGCCGAACCTGTTGGACCGGGACTTCAACGCTGATGGGCCAAACCAGAAGTGGGCGGCCCCTCTCGGGACATTTCCTACGGAAATACCCTGCCGGGCAATGGACATCAGCTATATCTGGACGCGTGAAGGTTGGTTGTATCTCGCTGTGATACTGGATCTGCATTCAAGGCGCGTGATCGGCTGGGCGGTGAGTAACAGGATGAAGCGGGACCTGGCGATCCGTGCGTTGAACATGGCAATAGCCTTCCGGGGGCCGCCGAAGGGCTGCATCCATCACACGGATCGCGGATCGCAATATTGTTCGCACGACTATCGACAGATCTTGCGACAGCACGGCTTCAAAGTGTCCATGAGTGGCAAAGGCAATTGCTACGATAACGCTGCAGTCGAGACGTTCTTCAAAACCATCAAGGCCGAACTGATTTGGCGGCATTCATGGGAAACACGGCGGCAGGCCGAGATGGCGATCTTCGAATACATCAACGGCTTCTACAATCCGCGCCGCCGCCATTCAGCACTGGGCTGGAAAAGCCCTGTCGCCTTCGAACGAAAGGTGGCTTAA